One part of the Lachnospiraceae bacterium JLR.KK002 genome encodes these proteins:
- a CDS encoding ATP-binding protein, which produces MDDSGEMFEKVRKGAADAETYGQHSSIRNVQNLEAVINEGLRASLLEENPDDSLDVLLEHLGKALDGERTYIFEQNESGGDDNTYEWTACGVEPEKDNLQNLPSEVCAGWYRNFSIGRHIVIEKLENIRKTDPLQYKILKRQGIRSLVVVPLYDGKNVIGFYGVDNPPVKSLEYASNMLQTAAYFIVSSLKRRNLFRELQNRSYNVLHALSVDYLGICQVNLDTGECEVYRSSKGIGLDWEVHFKDGYQVAMERYISGCVAPQDQERLRAVTTKAHVLAQLRTEKKFSVRYQVKDNFSGLKYLEMHFSATGNTGEENCAIFAQRDINDVVKQEEKYKLEARRSLEDILEGARTGIWTIEMEEGCRPRMYADRTMRILLGVSEETGPEECYRHWFERIDSDYVAMVQEAVQEMLETGRNEVIYPWNHPELGKIYVRCGGVPDKTFQKPGVCLNGYHQDITETMMTRKKQEQSIMELLERVRQANSAKSEFLSHMSHDLRTPINGILGMLAMLENSQADAKRQRECRRKIRVSTEHLLSLVNDVLQISKLESGRPAAVEESFDLHDVLEECITILSPLADEREIRLELEKSGLHHHRVIGNPLHLKQILMNVIDNGLKYNRPHGSVFVQAKETAFQDGTANCQFIIEDTGIGIGEEFKEHIFEPFTQEHQGARTNYNGVGLGMSIVKNLVEQMEGTVEVDSQAGRGSVVRISLSLRVDDAWKGEPVEEDREDIQDDVTGMCVLLVEDNELNCEIVEYILEEAGAEVVTANDGKAAVEAFTASGPGTFDCVLMDLMMPVMSGYEAARVIRSLDRADAKTVPIIALSANAFEEDIALSKDAGMNEHLAKPVDTRKMFQVMCRLSGGQERKTGNTL; this is translated from the coding sequence GAAGAAAATCCGGACGATTCGCTGGATGTGCTGCTGGAGCATCTGGGGAAAGCATTGGACGGGGAACGGACCTACATATTTGAACAGAATGAATCCGGCGGCGACGACAATACGTACGAGTGGACAGCCTGCGGGGTGGAACCGGAAAAGGATAACCTTCAAAACCTTCCATCGGAGGTATGCGCCGGCTGGTATCGGAATTTCAGCATCGGCAGGCATATTGTCATTGAGAAACTGGAAAATATACGGAAGACAGATCCCCTTCAGTATAAGATTCTGAAGCGGCAGGGGATTCGTTCCCTTGTGGTGGTTCCCCTTTATGATGGCAAAAATGTGATTGGCTTTTACGGTGTGGACAATCCCCCTGTAAAGTCACTGGAATATGCGTCAAATATGCTCCAGACGGCGGCATATTTTATCGTATCCTCCCTGAAGCGGCGGAATCTGTTTCGCGAACTTCAAAATCGGAGCTATAACGTGCTCCATGCTCTCAGTGTAGATTATCTGGGTATCTGTCAGGTAAATCTTGACACAGGGGAATGCGAGGTCTATCGGAGCAGTAAGGGGATTGGACTGGATTGGGAGGTTCATTTTAAAGACGGTTATCAGGTAGCCATGGAGCGGTATATTTCCGGATGCGTGGCTCCTCAGGACCAGGAGCGTCTCCGCGCTGTGACGACGAAAGCTCATGTGCTGGCTCAGCTCCGGACAGAGAAAAAGTTTTCTGTCCGGTATCAGGTAAAAGACAACTTTTCAGGTCTGAAGTATCTGGAAATGCATTTTTCCGCCACCGGGAATACAGGGGAGGAGAACTGCGCGATTTTTGCGCAGCGGGACATCAATGATGTGGTGAAGCAGGAGGAGAAATACAAACTGGAGGCAAGGCGGAGCCTTGAAGATATTCTGGAAGGGGCCAGAACCGGCATCTGGACCATTGAGATGGAGGAGGGATGCCGGCCCAGGATGTATGCAGACCGGACCATGAGGATTCTTCTGGGCGTATCGGAGGAAACCGGGCCGGAGGAATGTTACCGGCACTGGTTTGAACGTATTGATTCGGACTATGTGGCAATGGTACAGGAAGCGGTACAGGAAATGCTGGAAACCGGACGCAATGAGGTGATTTATCCATGGAACCATCCGGAATTGGGGAAAATCTATGTCCGCTGCGGCGGGGTGCCGGACAAAACATTTCAAAAGCCGGGTGTCTGCCTGAATGGCTACCATCAGGATATTACGGAGACCATGATGACAAGGAAGAAACAGGAACAGTCCATCATGGAGCTTCTGGAGCGGGTGAGGCAGGCAAATTCGGCAAAAAGTGAATTCCTTTCCCATATGTCACATGATTTGCGTACACCTATCAACGGAATTCTGGGCATGTTGGCTATGCTGGAAAACAGTCAGGCTGATGCAAAGCGTCAGAGAGAGTGCCGGAGAAAAATCCGTGTGTCAACGGAGCATCTGCTGTCTCTGGTGAACGACGTTCTCCAGATAAGTAAGCTGGAAAGCGGGAGGCCGGCAGCAGTGGAGGAATCTTTTGACCTTCATGACGTACTGGAAGAATGTATTACGATTCTGTCACCCCTGGCAGATGAGCGGGAAATCCGGCTGGAGCTGGAAAAATCCGGTTTACATCATCACAGAGTAATTGGAAATCCGCTGCATTTGAAACAGATTCTGATGAATGTCATTGACAATGGGCTCAAATATAACCGTCCTCACGGTTCCGTATTTGTACAGGCTAAAGAAACTGCATTTCAGGACGGGACTGCAAATTGCCAGTTTATTATTGAAGATACCGGAATCGGCATTGGAGAGGAATTTAAAGAACACATTTTTGAGCCGTTTACGCAGGAACATCAGGGGGCGAGAACCAATTATAACGGCGTCGGGCTTGGTATGTCCATTGTAAAAAATCTGGTAGAGCAGATGGAAGGAACAGTCGAAGTAGACAGCCAGGCTGGCAGGGGAAGTGTGGTCCGCATCAGTTTGTCTCTTCGCGTTGATGATGCGTGGAAGGGAGAGCCGGTGGAGGAGGACCGGGAGGATATACAGGACGATGTGACCGGAATGTGCGTGCTTCTGGTGGAGGACAATGAACTGAACTGTGAAATCGTAGAGTACATTCTTGAAGAGGCAGGCGCAGAAGTTGTGACCGCCAATGACGGAAAGGCTGCTGTGGAGGCATTCACAGCCTCCGGGCCGGGAACTTTTGACTGCGTGCTCATGGATTTGATGATGCCGGTTATGAGCGGATATGAAGCAGCCAGGGTGATTCGCAGTCTGGACCGGGCAGATGCAAAAACCGTGCCCATTATAGCGCTGTCGGCAAATGCATTCGAAGAAGATATTGCATTATCAAAAGATGCCGGGATGAATGAACATCTGGCGAAGCCGGTGGACACTCGGAAAATGTTTCAGGTCATGTGCCGGCTGAGCGGCGGTCAGGAGCGTAAAACTGGTAATACATTGTAA
- a CDS encoding uracil-DNA glycosylase — MEYTWNDIEQHVAACTCCPLSRTRQRPVMGRGSHQAEIMLIAEAPGGEEDRQGLPFVGPSGELLDRLLQEGGLSREEIYITNILKCHPPGNRDPKEEEKAACFPYLKYETFLLKPKIIVCLGRVAAQRIISPDFKITRQHGTWTYRKSCALTATFHPSAILRDNSRYETAKEDFCEIAKKLLSVRQM; from the coding sequence ATGGAATACACATGGAACGATATTGAACAGCACGTGGCCGCCTGCACCTGCTGTCCGCTGAGCCGCACCAGACAGCGGCCGGTCATGGGGCGGGGCAGCCATCAGGCAGAGATTATGCTGATTGCCGAAGCGCCGGGAGGTGAGGAAGACCGGCAGGGGCTCCCCTTTGTGGGGCCCTCCGGCGAACTGCTGGACCGTCTTTTGCAGGAGGGCGGGCTCTCCAGAGAAGAAATTTACATTACGAACATTTTAAAGTGCCACCCTCCCGGCAATCGGGATCCGAAAGAGGAGGAAAAGGCGGCATGTTTTCCCTATCTGAAATACGAAACATTTCTTTTGAAGCCCAAAATCATTGTCTGTCTTGGGCGTGTGGCCGCACAGCGCATTATTTCACCGGATTTTAAAATTACCAGACAGCACGGGACCTGGACATACCGGAAAAGCTGCGCGCTGACTGCCACATTTCATCCTTCGGCAATTCTGCGGGATAACTCCAGATATGAGACTGCAAAGGAAGATTTTTGTGAAATTGCAAAGAAACTTCTTTCTGTAAGACAGATGTAA
- a CDS encoding amidophosphoribosyltransferase codes for MGGFFGVASQQDCVFDLFFGIDYHSHLGTRRGGMAVYGEKGFNRAIHNIENAPFRTKFDKDVNEMKGWFGIGCISDYEPQPLMIRSHHGTYAITTVGRIDNSDRLLQQLFEGGHSHFMEQSGGEINATELVAALINQKENLIEGIRYALESVEGSLSLILMNQKGLYAARDKYGRTPVVIGRKEDAFCISFENFAYHNLGYSDYKELGPEEIVLVTEKDCITLSEPGNEMKICTFLWVYYGYPASSYEGMNVEQMRYRCGEKMAKRDDVKPDIVAGVPDSGVPHAIGYANESGIPFTRPFIKYTPTWPRSFMPTIQSKRDLIAKMKLLAVKDLIQDKRMILIDDSIVRGTQLRETVEFLYQSGATEVHVRPACPPILYGCKYLNFSRSTSDMDLFSRRVIDKLEHGNVTEEILAEYADPESERYEQMVEEMRKEQGFTSLRFNRLDDMLDATGLDKCRLCTYCWNGKG; via the coding sequence ATGGGCGGTTTTTTTGGCGTGGCGTCACAGCAGGATTGCGTATTTGATTTGTTTTTCGGCATTGACTATCATTCCCATCTGGGAACAAGGCGTGGCGGAATGGCAGTATATGGTGAAAAAGGCTTTAATCGGGCCATCCACAATATAGAGAATGCTCCTTTTCGGACCAAATTTGATAAAGACGTCAACGAGATGAAAGGATGGTTTGGAATCGGATGTATTTCTGATTATGAACCTCAGCCGTTGATGATACGGTCGCACCATGGGACTTATGCAATTACCACCGTAGGGCGGATAGATAACAGTGACCGGCTGCTGCAGCAGCTCTTTGAAGGGGGCCACTCTCACTTTATGGAGCAGAGCGGCGGAGAAATCAACGCTACGGAACTGGTGGCGGCTCTGATTAATCAGAAGGAAAATCTCATTGAGGGAATTCGCTATGCACTGGAATCTGTGGAAGGTTCCCTTTCCCTGATTCTGATGAATCAGAAGGGGCTGTATGCCGCAAGGGATAAATATGGCAGAACACCTGTGGTAATCGGCAGAAAAGAAGACGCATTCTGCATTTCTTTTGAGAATTTTGCCTATCACAATCTGGGATATTCTGATTATAAAGAGCTGGGGCCGGAGGAAATCGTTCTGGTGACAGAGAAAGACTGCATTACTCTGTCGGAACCCGGAAATGAAATGAAAATCTGCACGTTCCTCTGGGTTTATTATGGATATCCCGCCAGTTCATATGAGGGCATGAATGTGGAGCAGATGCGTTACCGCTGCGGAGAAAAGATGGCAAAACGCGATGATGTGAAGCCGGATATTGTGGCGGGCGTTCCGGATTCCGGCGTTCCTCATGCAATCGGATATGCCAATGAATCCGGCATACCCTTTACCAGACCTTTTATCAAATATACTCCCACCTGGCCCAGGTCCTTTATGCCCACCATTCAGAGCAAGCGGGATCTGATTGCCAAAATGAAGCTGCTGGCAGTGAAAGATTTAATTCAGGACAAGCGTATGATTCTGATTGACGATTCCATTGTAAGGGGGACCCAGCTGCGGGAAACGGTGGAATTCCTTTACCAGAGCGGGGCAACGGAGGTACATGTCCGTCCGGCCTGCCCGCCTATTTTATACGGATGTAAGTATCTGAATTTTTCCCGTTCCACTTCGGATATGGATTTGTTCTCCCGCCGGGTGATTGATAAGCTGGAACATGGGAATGTAACAGAAGAAATTCTGGCCGAATATGCGGATCCGGAATCGGAAAGATATGAACAGATGGTAGAGGAAATGCGTAAGGAGCAGGGCTTTACTTCCCTGCGGTTTAACCGGCTGGATGATATGCTGGACGCTACGGGACTGGATAAGTGCAGGCTCTGCACTTACTGCTGGAACGGGAAAGGGTAA